CGAGTTCCGCGCTCTTACCCACGCCTACCATGAGTGCCGCAGGTGTTGCAATGCCAATTGCACATGGACATGCGATGATCAGAACAGCCACAAATGAAAGGAGAGCCGTTGTATAATTGCCGAAGAAAATCCATCCCGCCGCAGCTAAAAAAGCGACACTTACGACAGCAGGAACAAAGTAGGAAGATATCTTATCGGCAATCCTCTGAATTTGTGCCGAGGATGTCTGCGCTTCCTCGACCATTTTTATGATCTGGTTTAAAGTGGTGTCAGCGCCTACCTGTGTCGCCTTGAATTTAAAAGAACCGACTTTATTCATTGTGCCGCCGATTACCTTATCGCCTGTTTGCTTTTCTACCGGAACACTCTCTCCCGTTATCATTTTTTCATCGACTGCAGAATATCCTTCTGTAACGATACCGTCTGTAGATATCTTTTCGCCGGGCCTCACCACAACGATTTCGTCTATCATAACTGCTTCAGCAGGAACTTCAATTTCTGCATTGTCACGAATAACCCGAGCCGTTTGTGGTCTGAGGTCAAGCAGTTTCCGGATAGCTGCGGAACTTCTTTTCTTGATGATTTCCTCCATATATTTTCCCAACAGGACAAAAGCGATGATAATGGCAGAAACCTCGAAATAGACGTTCTTCTCTTCAACCGGCAGAACTCCCGGGAAGAAAACTACAAAAGCGCTGTAAACATAGGCTGTTGTCGTACCGAGGGCAATCAGAAAGTCCATGTTTGCCACCCGATTTTTTATCGCATGCCAAGCTCCCACGTAAAATCCCTTACCGCCAAAGATCATGATAGGAGTTGTGATGATGAAGAGCCATACGCCCCAGGTAAACCACGGAAGCCAAGGAATGGGTACCCATGTTACGATTGTGGCTCCAGCAGCAAGAGCCAAGAAAGCGGCTGCCCTTAGAATTGCAAGGGCAAGGACACCGGTGAGGGCAATAGTTACCCGCCTTTTCATTGCTTTTAGCTCTTGTTCGGGAGCTTCGAATGTCTTTACACACGTCTCGCTGCAGAAATAGTATGTTCTCCCTCCAACTTCTCTCTTCAGCGAGCGGTTTTTCGGTACAACCATTCCGCATATAGGGTCTTTTGCCATTTCAGAGGCAACGGTAACAGGAGAACCCTTCTCTCCAAGAAAGGAATCCGGATTCTTATCAAAATCCTCTTTGCAGGGGAGTGAACAGAAATGATAGGTTATACCTTTATAGGTCGATGTTGCTACAGCATCCTTATCTTCTATAGTCATCTTGCAGACGGGGTCTATGGCTTGCATGATTTTCTCCTTATGTGAAACATATCACGATATTTTGCAGCTCACAAACATTGAAAAATAATCTGTTTCCTCCCATGAAACATGTTTATATCGCGGACTTATTTTTCTAATGTCTGTTTTTCTTGTCTTCAGTGCAAAGCGACTCACTTCTTCATTCCCCCTTTCATCGGCGCATATTTCGCAATGCCCGTATACGTTATCAAGCCGATTAACTTCCCATTTTTTGAGGACTGATAGTCTTTCTTTTCCTTGCTTATTGTATTTTTCAAGAACCTTGATCGCCTCTTCCTTCTTCGATATCGCACATCTCTTGTCATAGCAAACAAAAACTTCAGATACCGTTATATCAATGCACCTTTTTGGGGGGATGTCAGTTATTTCTTTTAAAGAAAGAGTCCCGAGCATGTCCCCTTTATCCAAGACCGCGAAGCTGTCATATCCGTATTCAACAAAGTGCTCATGTATAGCTTCGTCTGTCGATATGTTCAGAGGCACGATTATGGCTTAATTTCTTTCCTCCAGGCGTATCTGTTAGACAATGTGATCGTCACCGAATCGCATAATATCCACCACGAACCCCTTTTTTGGAAAGAACGATCTGCCACACCTGCATATATCGTGACCTGAAAAGTCCTGCACAACTTAACAAATAGTATTTCCACATGCGATAAAATATTTCGTCATACTTATCCTTTAATTGATCCCAGCCTGAATCAAAATTCTTGAACCAGGCAATCAATGTCGGATCATAGTCGGCACTGAAATTATGCCAGTCTTCTACGACAAAGAGGCTCTCAATTGAAGCACAAATCTGTTTCATCGACGGGACGTGAGAGTTGGGGAATATATATCGGTCGATCCATGGATCATTTATGACCTCGGTCAGATTGTTGCCGATAGTATGTAACAAGAACAGCCCTTCATCTTTCAAGCAACGATGAACAGTTTCCATACATGTTCTGTAATT
This sequence is a window from Nitrospirota bacterium. Protein-coding genes within it:
- a CDS encoding heavy metal translocating P-type ATPase, which produces MQAIDPVCKMTIEDKDAVATSTYKGITYHFCSLPCKEDFDKNPDSFLGEKGSPVTVASEMAKDPICGMVVPKNRSLKREVGGRTYYFCSETCVKTFEAPEQELKAMKRRVTIALTGVLALAILRAAAFLALAAGATIVTWVPIPWLPWFTWGVWLFIITTPIMIFGGKGFYVGAWHAIKNRVANMDFLIALGTTTAYVYSAFVVFFPGVLPVEEKNVYFEVSAIIIAFVLLGKYMEEIIKKRSSAAIRKLLDLRPQTARVIRDNAEIEVPAEAVMIDEIVVVRPGEKISTDGIVTEGYSAVDEKMITGESVPVEKQTGDKVIGGTMNKVGSFKFKATQVGADTTLNQIIKMVEEAQTSSAQIQRIADKISSYFVPAVVSVAFLAAAGWIFFGNYTTALLSFVAVLIIACPCAIGIATPAALMVGVGKSAELGILIRGAEYLEKAEKLNTVVFDKTGTLTKGEPEVTGIVTFNGSETDVLLAASVAEKGSEHPLAEAIIKRAHIMGLSVPDAESFEAIPGHGVKVGLNGREILIGNRRLMKERGIPLDEKETVISGLEEKGNTVMIVAEDGILKGLIAVADTLKDYAGDVVKGLKAEGVQVIMLTGDNERTAKAIGSKVGIERIIANVLPGDKAKVIKDLQAEGKVVAMVGDGINDSPALAQSDIGIAIGSGSDVAKETGGIILVKDDLRDVIRSIKLSRATMKKIKQNLFWALFYNTAVIPIAAFGLLNPIIAAAAMAISSLSVVTNSALLKGKRI